A portion of the Thunnus albacares chromosome 5, fThuAlb1.1, whole genome shotgun sequence genome contains these proteins:
- the LOC122982671 gene encoding differentially expressed in FDCP 6 homolog isoform X2, with translation MDLRSELLKSIWYGFTALDLEKSGKVSKSQLKVLSHNLCTVLSIPHDPVALEEHFRDDDDGPVSSQGYMPYLNKYILDKVVEGSFIKEHVDELCWTLTAKKNYQTDKNSSTVLPEKDAFRLWCLFNFLSEDKYPLVMVPDEVEYLLKKICMAMSIEFNCVELEDFFSQDLVQQSGITVWVFLGMMNSGKITRGIDKSIISMAIEEVYREIVGDVLKEGYLWKKGQLRRNWKERWFTLRPSNLSYYTGEDRKDCQGNIVLDGNCCVEVLPDRDGKRCMFCLKTLTKTYEMSASDTKQRQEWTTAIQTAIRLHVEGKTSLHKDLKLKRREQREQREKRQQSKEEELQRLRALQEERERKLAELELLKEAQKQAQALLEQDEQRRRQQHEQLQQALEVQLREAEEARVSMQAEMALKEEEAEKQRKRIHELEEMQKRLEEALQQEIKARLDEEAFRYDQARLLAEEEEKMKALMALQEEQEEYILKTEREKQELKQEMESKSRSLDEAQRQLEEVRANRHRVDQDVVAAQRKLRQASTNVKHWNVQMNRLMRPIGPGEKRPSLGSSFSSFQIPTQRDPGLRLRRRSGSEDQDEESKENVESRAGCDLEKRHSHASNGDMDIP, from the exons ATGGACCTGCGGTCTGAGCTGCTCAAGTCCATCTGGTACGGTTTCACAGCCCTGGATCTGGAGAAGAGCGGTAAGGTGTCCAAGTCTCAGCTCAAG GTATTGTCCCACAACCTGTGCACAGTCTTGAGTATCCCACATGACCCAGTGGCTTTGGAGGAGCACTTcagggatgatgatgatggcccAGTCTCCAGTCAGGGTTATATGCCTTACCTCAACAAATATATCCTGGATAAG GTTGTGGAGGGTTCTTTCATTAAGGAACACGTAGACGAGCTCTGCTGGACTcttacagcaaagaaaaactaccagacagacaaaaacagcagcactgtTCTGCCTGAGAAAGATGCTTTTCGGCTTTGGTgcctttttaattttctgtctgagGACAAGTACCCTTTGGTTATGGTCCCTGACGAG GTGGAGTACCTTCTCAAGAAGATATGTATGGCTATGAGTATTGAGTTCAACTGTGTAGAATTAGAGGATTTCTTCTCCCAAGACTTGGTGCAGCAGAGCGGAATTACTGTTTGGGTTTTTCTGGGGATGATGAACTCAGGGAAGATAACCAGAGGAATTGATAAGAGCATAATCAGCATGGCTATAGAGGAAGTATACAGGGAGATAGTTGGTGATGTCCTCAAAGAG GGTTATCTGTGGAAAAAAGGCCAGCTGAGGAGAAACTGGAAGGAACGCTGGTTCACTTTAAGGCCGAGCAACTTGTCCTACTACACCGGGGAGGACCGTAAGGATTGCCAGGGCAACATAGTTCTGGATGGGAACTGCTGTGTGGAG GTGCTGCCAGACCGAGATGGGAAGAGGTGCATGTTTTGTCTGAAAACCCTCACCAAGACTTATGAGATGAGTGCCTCAGACACCAAACAGAGACAAGAATGGACTACAG CCATCCAGACAGCTATCAGGCTGCACGTGGAGGGGAAAACGTCTCTCCACAAAGATCTGAAGCTGAAGCGACGTGAACAGCGGGAGCAGCGGGAGAAGAGACAACAGTCCAAGGAGGAGGAGCTACAAAGGCTGCGGGCCCTGCAGGAGGAACGGGAGCGTAAACTGGCGGAGCTGGAGCTCCTGAAGGAGGCGCAGAAGCAGGCTCAGGCCCTCCTGGAGCAGGACGAGCAGAGGAGGCGCCAGCAGCACGAGCAACTCCAGCAGGCCCTGGAGGTCCAGCTTCGTGAGGctgaggag GCTCGGGTCAGCATGCAGGCAGAGATGGCtctgaaagaggaggaggcagagaagcagaggaagaggatcCATGAGCTGGAGGAGATGCAGAAGCGTTTGGAGGAGGCACTGCAGCAGGAGATCAAAGCCAGGCTGGATGAGGAGGCCTTCCGCTACGATCAAGCAAG GTTactggcagaggaggaggagaaaatgaaggcCCTGATGGCCCTgcaggaggaacaggaggagtACATCCTCAAGACAGAAAGGGAGAAGCAGGAgctgaaacaggaaatggaGTCCAAGTCCCGGTCCCTGGATGAGGCGCAGAGGCAGCTGGAGGAGGTCCGCGCCAACCGGCACAGGGTTGACCAGGATGTCGTG GCTGCCCAGAGGAAACTCCGCCAAGCGAGCACCAACGTCAAACACTGGAACGTCCAGATGAACAGACTGATGCGACCAATCGGACCTGGCG AGAAAAGACCATCGTTGGGAAGCTCCTTCTCATCTTTCCAGATCCCGACGCAGAGAGACCCCGGTCTGCGCCTCAGGAGGAGATCAGGATCAGAGGATCAGGACGAGGAGAGCAAAGAAAATGTTGAGAGCAGAGCTGGATGTGATTTAGAGAAACGTCACTCTCATGCCTCAAACGGAGACATGGACATCCCCTAA
- the LOC122982671 gene encoding differentially expressed in FDCP 6 homolog isoform X1, whose amino-acid sequence MDLRSELLKSIWYGFTALDLEKSGKVSKSQLKVLSHNLCTVLSIPHDPVALEEHFRDDDDGPVSSQGYMPYLNKYILDKVVEGSFIKEHVDELCWTLTAKKNYQTDKNSSTVLPEKDAFRLWCLFNFLSEDKYPLVMVPDEVEYLLKKICMAMSIEFNCVELEDFFSQDLVQQSGITVWVFLGMMNSGKITRGIDKSIISMAIEEVYREIVGDVLKEGYLWKKGQLRRNWKERWFTLRPSNLSYYTGEDRKDCQGNIVLDGNCCVEEVGDDQILFGRTKWIKNVLFPVLPDRDGKRCMFCLKTLTKTYEMSASDTKQRQEWTTAIQTAIRLHVEGKTSLHKDLKLKRREQREQREKRQQSKEEELQRLRALQEERERKLAELELLKEAQKQAQALLEQDEQRRRQQHEQLQQALEVQLREAEEARVSMQAEMALKEEEAEKQRKRIHELEEMQKRLEEALQQEIKARLDEEAFRYDQARLLAEEEEKMKALMALQEEQEEYILKTEREKQELKQEMESKSRSLDEAQRQLEEVRANRHRVDQDVVAAQRKLRQASTNVKHWNVQMNRLMRPIGPGEKRPSLGSSFSSFQIPTQRDPGLRLRRRSGSEDQDEESKENVESRAGCDLEKRHSHASNGDMDIP is encoded by the exons ATGGACCTGCGGTCTGAGCTGCTCAAGTCCATCTGGTACGGTTTCACAGCCCTGGATCTGGAGAAGAGCGGTAAGGTGTCCAAGTCTCAGCTCAAG GTATTGTCCCACAACCTGTGCACAGTCTTGAGTATCCCACATGACCCAGTGGCTTTGGAGGAGCACTTcagggatgatgatgatggcccAGTCTCCAGTCAGGGTTATATGCCTTACCTCAACAAATATATCCTGGATAAG GTTGTGGAGGGTTCTTTCATTAAGGAACACGTAGACGAGCTCTGCTGGACTcttacagcaaagaaaaactaccagacagacaaaaacagcagcactgtTCTGCCTGAGAAAGATGCTTTTCGGCTTTGGTgcctttttaattttctgtctgagGACAAGTACCCTTTGGTTATGGTCCCTGACGAG GTGGAGTACCTTCTCAAGAAGATATGTATGGCTATGAGTATTGAGTTCAACTGTGTAGAATTAGAGGATTTCTTCTCCCAAGACTTGGTGCAGCAGAGCGGAATTACTGTTTGGGTTTTTCTGGGGATGATGAACTCAGGGAAGATAACCAGAGGAATTGATAAGAGCATAATCAGCATGGCTATAGAGGAAGTATACAGGGAGATAGTTGGTGATGTCCTCAAAGAG GGTTATCTGTGGAAAAAAGGCCAGCTGAGGAGAAACTGGAAGGAACGCTGGTTCACTTTAAGGCCGAGCAACTTGTCCTACTACACCGGGGAGGACCGTAAGGATTGCCAGGGCAACATAGTTCTGGATGGGAACTGCTGTGTGGAG GAAGTAGGCGATGATCAGATATTGTTTGGTCGTACAAAATGGATCAAAAACGTCCTATTTCCA GTGCTGCCAGACCGAGATGGGAAGAGGTGCATGTTTTGTCTGAAAACCCTCACCAAGACTTATGAGATGAGTGCCTCAGACACCAAACAGAGACAAGAATGGACTACAG CCATCCAGACAGCTATCAGGCTGCACGTGGAGGGGAAAACGTCTCTCCACAAAGATCTGAAGCTGAAGCGACGTGAACAGCGGGAGCAGCGGGAGAAGAGACAACAGTCCAAGGAGGAGGAGCTACAAAGGCTGCGGGCCCTGCAGGAGGAACGGGAGCGTAAACTGGCGGAGCTGGAGCTCCTGAAGGAGGCGCAGAAGCAGGCTCAGGCCCTCCTGGAGCAGGACGAGCAGAGGAGGCGCCAGCAGCACGAGCAACTCCAGCAGGCCCTGGAGGTCCAGCTTCGTGAGGctgaggag GCTCGGGTCAGCATGCAGGCAGAGATGGCtctgaaagaggaggaggcagagaagcagaggaagaggatcCATGAGCTGGAGGAGATGCAGAAGCGTTTGGAGGAGGCACTGCAGCAGGAGATCAAAGCCAGGCTGGATGAGGAGGCCTTCCGCTACGATCAAGCAAG GTTactggcagaggaggaggagaaaatgaaggcCCTGATGGCCCTgcaggaggaacaggaggagtACATCCTCAAGACAGAAAGGGAGAAGCAGGAgctgaaacaggaaatggaGTCCAAGTCCCGGTCCCTGGATGAGGCGCAGAGGCAGCTGGAGGAGGTCCGCGCCAACCGGCACAGGGTTGACCAGGATGTCGTG GCTGCCCAGAGGAAACTCCGCCAAGCGAGCACCAACGTCAAACACTGGAACGTCCAGATGAACAGACTGATGCGACCAATCGGACCTGGCG AGAAAAGACCATCGTTGGGAAGCTCCTTCTCATCTTTCCAGATCCCGACGCAGAGAGACCCCGGTCTGCGCCTCAGGAGGAGATCAGGATCAGAGGATCAGGACGAGGAGAGCAAAGAAAATGTTGAGAGCAGAGCTGGATGTGATTTAGAGAAACGTCACTCTCATGCCTCAAACGGAGACATGGACATCCCCTAA